A genomic region of Natronoarchaeum mannanilyticum contains the following coding sequences:
- a CDS encoding MBL fold metallo-hydrolase → MQVHPIALDNEEFEGNNDAYLVEAEGATALIDAGVATPGVREQLEAGLADRGHSFESVDAVLLTHWHADHAGLAGTIQDAGGARVVVHEADAPMVRRDADARAALRERHERTFEEWGMPAEKREGLREMLESDALVDPPETVGTIADGDEIAVGDRTLRALHAPGHTAGLTCFEFETEDGREAFVGDAILPEYTPNVGGADLRVERPLEQYLASLRRIADREYERAWPGHRDVIEAPAERARTIIEHHRERTERVVDVLDAHAPADAWTVSAHLFGDLEGIHVLHGPGEAYAHLDHLRRRGVVERAPEGYRLLDGSPDLDAIV, encoded by the coding sequence GTGCAGGTCCATCCGATCGCGCTGGACAACGAGGAGTTCGAGGGGAACAACGACGCGTACCTCGTCGAGGCCGAGGGTGCGACCGCCCTGATCGACGCCGGCGTCGCGACGCCGGGCGTCCGCGAACAGCTCGAAGCCGGCCTCGCCGACCGGGGCCACAGCTTCGAGAGCGTCGACGCGGTGCTCCTGACCCACTGGCACGCTGACCACGCGGGACTCGCAGGCACGATTCAGGACGCCGGCGGCGCGCGCGTCGTCGTCCACGAGGCCGACGCCCCGATGGTTCGCCGCGACGCCGACGCCCGGGCGGCGCTCCGCGAGCGCCACGAACGCACGTTCGAGGAGTGGGGAATGCCGGCCGAGAAACGTGAGGGGCTCCGCGAGATGCTAGAGTCGGACGCGCTGGTCGACCCGCCCGAGACGGTCGGGACGATCGCGGACGGCGACGAGATCGCGGTCGGCGACCGGACGCTGCGAGCGCTCCACGCGCCCGGACACACGGCCGGGCTCACCTGCTTCGAGTTCGAAACGGAAGACGGGCGCGAGGCGTTCGTCGGCGACGCGATCCTTCCCGAGTACACGCCGAACGTCGGCGGCGCGGACCTCCGCGTCGAGCGACCCCTGGAGCAGTACCTCGCGAGTCTGCGACGGATCGCCGATCGCGAGTACGAGCGCGCCTGGCCGGGCCATCGGGACGTCATCGAGGCGCCCGCCGAACGAGCGAGAACCATCATCGAGCACCACCGCGAGCGCACCGAACGCGTCGTCGACGTGCTCGACGCCCATGCCCCGGCGGACGCCTGGACGGTGAGTGCACACCTGTTCGGCGATCTGGAGGGCATTCACGTCCTCCACGGCCCCGGCGAGGCGTACGCGCACCTCGATCACCTGCGGCGCCGCGGCGTCGTCGAGCGCGCTCCCGAAGGGTACCGGCTCCTCGATGGCTCGCCCGACCTCGACGCGATCGTGTAG
- a CDS encoding lipase maturation factor family protein — translation MWLGEGYWLVRFVFQRGLAAIYLLGFLAAARQFRPLAGEDGLLPIERYVEHASFRERPSLFYLYPSDRVIGAAAWTGVALSALALLAGPYWLPEPFAVPAAVLLWAALWLLYQSFVNAGQLFYGFGWESMLLETGFLAIFLGAGDAAAPALVIWLLRWVLFRNMFGAGLIKLRGDQCWRDLTAMDYHYETQPMPNPLSWFAHHLPDRVHRAETFGNHVVELLVPFLYFAPQPFASIAGVATIGFQGWLLLTGNFSWLNALTIVLAVSTFSDGVLAAALPVGVPSPTPAPVGLELLALVLAVGVVALSVQPVRNMLSEQQVMNTAFDPLHLVNTYGAFGSITKRRHEIVVQGTDDAEITADTEWKTYEFPGKPTDPGRRPPQIAPYHLRLDWQLWFAAMAPSPRRQPWFTRLLVKLLEGDEGTLSLIAENPFPDEPPEHVRAVRYRYRYTSPEERSNTGDWWRRERVGTYVEPTSLDEVRGGTASRRRRGR, via the coding sequence ATGTGGCTCGGCGAGGGCTACTGGCTCGTCCGCTTCGTCTTCCAGCGCGGGCTGGCGGCGATCTACCTGCTGGGCTTTCTGGCCGCGGCGCGACAGTTCCGCCCGCTCGCCGGCGAAGACGGCCTGCTGCCGATCGAGCGGTACGTCGAGCACGCCTCGTTTCGGGAGCGCCCGAGCCTCTTTTACCTGTATCCGAGCGACCGCGTCATCGGCGCCGCGGCGTGGACCGGCGTCGCTCTCTCGGCGCTGGCGCTGCTCGCGGGCCCCTACTGGCTGCCCGAGCCGTTCGCCGTCCCCGCCGCCGTGCTGCTGTGGGCCGCGCTGTGGCTGCTGTACCAGTCGTTCGTCAACGCCGGCCAGCTGTTCTACGGGTTCGGCTGGGAGTCGATGCTGCTGGAGACGGGCTTTCTCGCGATCTTCCTGGGTGCCGGCGACGCCGCGGCGCCCGCGCTGGTGATCTGGCTGCTGCGCTGGGTGCTCTTCAGAAATATGTTCGGCGCCGGGCTGATCAAACTGCGCGGCGACCAGTGTTGGCGCGACCTGACGGCGATGGACTACCACTACGAGACCCAGCCGATGCCGAACCCGCTCAGCTGGTTCGCCCACCACCTGCCCGATCGGGTCCACCGCGCCGAGACGTTCGGGAACCACGTCGTCGAGCTGCTGGTCCCGTTCCTCTACTTCGCTCCCCAGCCGTTCGCGTCGATCGCGGGCGTCGCGACGATCGGCTTCCAGGGCTGGCTGCTGCTGACGGGCAACTTCTCGTGGCTCAACGCGCTGACGATCGTGCTCGCGGTCAGCACCTTCAGCGACGGCGTCCTCGCCGCCGCGCTGCCGGTCGGTGTCCCGTCGCCGACGCCCGCGCCGGTCGGGCTGGAACTGCTGGCGCTCGTGCTCGCGGTCGGCGTCGTCGCGCTGAGCGTCCAGCCCGTCAGGAACATGCTCTCCGAACAGCAGGTGATGAACACCGCGTTCGACCCGCTGCACCTCGTCAACACCTACGGCGCGTTCGGCTCGATCACGAAGCGGCGCCACGAAATCGTCGTGCAGGGGACCGACGACGCGGAGATCACGGCGGACACCGAATGGAAGACCTACGAATTCCCCGGGAAGCCGACCGACCCGGGTCGTCGACCGCCCCAGATCGCCCCGTACCACCTGCGGCTGGACTGGCAGCTCTGGTTCGCCGCGATGGCGCCGTCGCCGCGGCGCCAGCCCTGGTTCACCCGGCTGCTGGTCAAGCTACTGGAGGGCGACGAGGGGACGCTGAGTCTGATCGCGGAGAACCCCTTCCCCGACGAGCCGCCCGAACACGTCCGGGCGGTGCGGTACCGGTACCGCTACACGAGCCCCGAAGAACGGTCGAACACCGGCGACTGGTGGCGCCGCGAGCGCGTCGGGACGTACGTCGAGCCCACCTCGCTCGACGAGGTCCGCGGCGGAACTGCATCGAGACGGCGGCGCGGCCGCTGA
- a CDS encoding succinic semialdehyde dehydrogenase codes for MNTEWADADRLAALREGITVVGDRDEMSVEAPATGEEIGAVPACTDEDVAEATERARAARADWVERPIEERVAAIDRFHDLLLDRRSDVLDLIQVETGKTRRDAVEEVMDVAVNARHYGNRAPKLLESERRSGAIPLATKAVVRRRPVGVVGLISPWNYPVVLTVSDALPALLAGNAVVCKPAAETTHVALLARELLIEAGVPGDLFQVVSGSGERLGEPLIDRVDFVGFTGSTAVGREVAALAGRNLLPSSLELGGKNPLLVLDDADPESAAAGAVRASFANAGQLCISTERLYVHESVYDAFVDEFVAATRDLSLGAEIGFGADVGSLQSQAQLDKVRSHVEDAVEHGADVLTGGRARPDLGPYCFEPTVLAGVTPEMDAHDEETFGPVVSLYEVGSVDEAVGRANDSEYGLNASVWTSDEPRGERVAERIDCGTVNVNEGYAAAWASVDAPMGGMGDSGIGRRHGDEGLTKYTETQTVATQRFAPIGPGPLPDNLWAAGLVPALRAWKRVSELGRARTWTNLLGWRS; via the coding sequence ATGAACACGGAGTGGGCCGACGCGGATCGCCTGGCCGCGCTGCGCGAGGGGATCACCGTCGTCGGCGATCGAGACGAGATGTCGGTCGAGGCGCCCGCGACCGGCGAGGAGATCGGGGCGGTCCCCGCGTGTACGGACGAGGACGTCGCCGAGGCGACCGAACGCGCCCGCGCGGCGCGGGCCGACTGGGTCGAGCGCCCGATCGAGGAGCGGGTCGCCGCGATCGACCGGTTCCACGATCTGCTGCTCGACCGACGATCGGACGTGCTCGATCTGATCCAGGTCGAAACCGGAAAAACCCGTCGCGACGCCGTCGAGGAGGTGATGGACGTCGCCGTCAACGCGCGCCACTACGGGAACCGAGCGCCGAAACTGCTGGAGTCGGAGCGTCGCTCGGGCGCGATTCCCCTCGCGACGAAGGCGGTCGTCCGCCGACGGCCGGTCGGCGTCGTCGGGCTGATCTCGCCGTGGAACTACCCCGTGGTGCTGACCGTCTCGGACGCGCTGCCGGCGCTGCTTGCGGGCAACGCGGTCGTCTGCAAGCCCGCCGCGGAGACGACCCACGTCGCGCTGCTCGCTCGCGAACTGTTGATCGAGGCGGGCGTTCCCGGGGATCTGTTCCAGGTCGTCAGCGGTTCGGGCGAGCGCCTCGGCGAACCGCTGATCGACCGCGTCGACTTCGTCGGGTTCACCGGCTCGACAGCGGTCGGTCGGGAGGTCGCCGCGCTGGCCGGTCGGAATCTGCTACCGTCCTCGCTGGAACTCGGCGGGAAGAACCCGCTGCTCGTGCTCGACGACGCCGATCCCGAATCGGCGGCCGCGGGCGCCGTCCGGGCGTCGTTCGCCAACGCCGGCCAGCTCTGCATCTCGACTGAGCGGCTCTACGTCCACGAATCGGTGTACGACGCGTTCGTCGACGAGTTCGTCGCGGCGACCCGCGACCTCTCGCTGGGCGCCGAGATCGGCTTCGGCGCCGACGTCGGCTCGCTGCAGTCCCAGGCCCAGCTCGACAAGGTGCGCTCGCACGTCGAGGACGCCGTCGAGCACGGCGCCGACGTGCTGACGGGTGGTCGCGCCCGTCCCGATCTCGGGCCGTACTGCTTCGAGCCGACGGTGCTGGCGGGCGTGACGCCGGAGATGGACGCCCACGACGAGGAGACGTTCGGGCCGGTCGTCTCGCTCTACGAAGTCGGGAGCGTCGACGAAGCGGTCGGGCGCGCCAACGACTCCGAGTACGGGCTGAACGCGTCGGTCTGGACGAGTGACGAGCCACGCGGCGAGCGGGTCGCCGAGCGCATCGACTGCGGGACGGTCAACGTCAACGAGGGGTACGCCGCGGCGTGGGCGTCGGTCGACGCGCCGATGGGCGGGATGGGGGATTCGGGAATCGGCCGCCGCCACGGCGACGAGGGGCTGACGAAGTACACCGAAACGCAGACCGTCGCAACGCAGCGATTCGCGCCGATCGGCCCCGGCCCGCTGCCGGACAATCTCTGGGCGGCCGGCCTCGTCCCGGCGCTGCGAGCCTGGAAGCGCGTCAGCGAACTGGGCAGGGCTCGCACCTGGACGAACCTGCTGGGGTGGCGCTCGTGA
- a CDS encoding DCC1-like thiol-disulfide oxidoreductase family protein, whose translation MTEATLVYDDDCGFCTWWAEFVDERSDVPIVGFADLTPELRDRLPEDYEECAHLVTDEKVYSCGAAMEEAIVRSDVPEELVDAIEFARQFEDYDRLREGVYRLIANNRETAGKVMSTTPPARRDDDSESAD comes from the coding sequence ATGACCGAGGCGACGCTCGTCTACGACGACGACTGCGGCTTTTGCACCTGGTGGGCGGAGTTCGTCGACGAACGCTCCGACGTACCGATCGTCGGCTTCGCCGACCTGACGCCGGAGCTGCGCGACCGGCTCCCCGAGGACTACGAGGAGTGTGCCCACCTCGTCACCGACGAGAAGGTGTACTCCTGCGGCGCGGCGATGGAGGAGGCGATCGTCCGATCGGACGTGCCCGAGGAACTCGTCGACGCCATCGAATTCGCGCGGCAGTTCGAGGACTACGACCGGCTCCGCGAGGGCGTCTACCGCCTGATCGCGAACAACCGCGAGACGGCCGGCAAGGTGATGTCGACGACGCCGCCGGCGCGTCGCGACGACGACTCCGAGTCCGCGGACTGA
- a CDS encoding SDR family oxidoreductase, translated as MTVFLTGFPGFLGSALIDRLLDRDRRVACLVQPKYREDAERRAAELVGDERGDDPADDRKDRIDLYEGDITEPDLGLDAADRDRLQDAVEEVFHLAAVYDLGVSRSVGEAVNVRGTEHVLDFAESIGDLRRFQYVSTCYVSGRHDGVFAESDLDVGQTFNNHYEATKFEAEVAVQARMDEGLPTTIYRPAIVVGDSRTGETEKYDGPYYLVHFLLEQPGFAALPRTPGADDCEVNVVPREYVVDAIDHLSALSRSEGEVYQLCDPNPPTVAEMTAAFAEATDTRVLSVPAPKGPTKRALSLGPVRRWTGIEPAVIDYFDHPTRYVGATARKHLAGSGIEPPPFGSYVETLVEFVREHPEIGSDARV; from the coding sequence GTGACGGTCTTTCTCACTGGGTTCCCGGGCTTCCTCGGCTCGGCGCTGATCGACCGCCTGCTCGATCGGGACCGGCGAGTCGCCTGTCTCGTCCAGCCGAAGTACCGCGAGGACGCCGAGCGGCGGGCCGCGGAACTCGTCGGCGATGAGCGCGGCGACGACCCGGCCGACGACCGGAAGGACCGGATCGACTTGTACGAGGGCGACATCACGGAGCCGGACCTCGGCCTCGACGCCGCCGACCGCGATCGCCTGCAGGACGCCGTCGAGGAGGTGTTTCACCTCGCCGCGGTGTACGATCTGGGCGTCAGCCGATCGGTCGGCGAGGCCGTCAACGTCCGGGGGACAGAGCACGTCCTCGACTTCGCGGAGAGCATCGGCGACCTCCGGCGGTTCCAGTACGTGAGCACCTGCTACGTCAGCGGCCGCCACGACGGGGTGTTCGCTGAGAGCGATCTCGACGTCGGACAGACGTTCAACAACCACTACGAGGCGACGAAGTTCGAGGCCGAGGTCGCCGTGCAAGCGCGGATGGACGAGGGGCTCCCGACCACGATCTACCGGCCGGCGATCGTCGTCGGCGACAGCCGGACCGGCGAGACCGAGAAGTACGACGGACCCTACTACCTCGTACACTTTCTCCTCGAACAACCCGGATTCGCAGCGCTGCCGCGGACCCCCGGCGCCGACGACTGCGAGGTCAACGTCGTGCCGCGGGAGTACGTCGTCGACGCGATCGACCACCTGAGCGCGCTCTCGAGATCGGAGGGCGAGGTGTACCAGCTCTGCGATCCGAACCCGCCGACGGTCGCCGAGATGACCGCGGCGTTCGCCGAGGCGACCGACACCCGCGTCCTGTCGGTTCCGGCGCCGAAAGGGCCGACGAAGCGCGCGCTCTCGCTCGGTCCGGTCCGGCGGTGGACCGGGATCGAACCCGCGGTGATCGACTACTTCGACCACCCGACGCGGTACGTCGGCGCCACCGCGCGCAAGCACCTCGCTGGGAGCGGCATCGAGCCGCCGCCGTTCGGAAGCTACGTCGAGACGCTGGTCGAGTTCGTCCGCGAGCACCCCGAGATCGGGTCGGACGCCAGAGTCTGA